From one Treponema denticola genomic stretch:
- a CDS encoding glutaredoxin domain-containing protein, with the protein MKKQLFLFGSKLCPDCGPAKEYLERKGVKFRYFDITEDLGYLKFLLKYRDERAEFAQLKKEGKIGIPCLMVGDGEKFIFDIEEADLSKWS; encoded by the coding sequence ATGAAAAAACAATTATTTTTATTTGGTAGTAAATTATGCCCCGATTGCGGGCCTGCAAAGGAATATTTAGAAAGAAAAGGAGTAAAGTTCCGCTATTTTGACATTACTGAAGACTTAGGCTATCTAAAGTTTTTGTTAAAATATCGGGACGAAAGAGCTGAATTTGCTCAGCTCAAAAAGGAGGGGAAGATCGGCATCCCATGCTTGATGGTTGGAGACGGCGAAAAGTTTATATTCGACATTGAAGAAGCAGACCTATCAAAATGGTCTTAG